The Planctomycetota bacterium genome includes a region encoding these proteins:
- a CDS encoding uroporphyrinogen decarboxylase family protein has protein sequence MRIPFSPSVYEHAAALIGRTPWEVSRDADLLFAAHRAAWREYRHSPVVVGIDLYNLEAEAYGGRVVEPGGNGIPAIAEPLVNSLDAARRLRPLDPRRDGRIPMVLGVGRRLARELPEADVRIPVSGPFSIAVSLRGVSGLLEDVALEPSATREWLLWLAENQAAFCEAVAEAGLDVAFFESAAAPPLLSPRQFREVELPALGRAMAIAADIAGHPVPCVIGGDTEPILGDILATGTGYVICPAETDQAAFVARSASHPHVKVRINLDPHTVAHGSQAEIVREVDRILALAATRPNCLLGTGALPYETPPANVKLIRDYVA, from the coding sequence GTGCGAATCCCGTTCTCTCCTTCGGTCTACGAGCACGCGGCCGCGCTGATCGGGCGGACGCCGTGGGAGGTGTCGCGTGATGCGGACCTGCTTTTCGCCGCGCACCGGGCCGCCTGGCGCGAGTACCGCCACTCGCCCGTCGTGGTGGGCATTGACCTCTACAACCTGGAGGCGGAGGCCTATGGCGGGCGCGTGGTGGAGCCCGGGGGCAACGGCATCCCGGCGATTGCCGAGCCGCTGGTGAACTCGCTCGACGCCGCGCGGCGCCTGCGGCCCCTGGACCCGCGACGCGACGGGCGCATCCCGATGGTGCTCGGCGTCGGCCGGCGCCTCGCACGCGAGTTGCCCGAGGCCGACGTGCGCATCCCCGTCAGCGGCCCCTTCTCCATCGCCGTCAGCCTGCGCGGCGTCAGCGGGCTGCTGGAGGATGTCGCATTGGAGCCGAGCGCGACGCGGGAATGGCTGCTCTGGCTCGCCGAGAACCAGGCGGCCTTCTGCGAGGCCGTGGCCGAGGCGGGGCTCGACGTGGCGTTCTTCGAATCCGCCGCCGCCCCTCCCCTGCTCTCGCCGCGGCAGTTCCGCGAGGTCGAGTTGCCCGCTCTCGGACGGGCGATGGCGATTGCGGCGGACATTGCCGGCCACCCCGTGCCGTGCGTGATCGGCGGCGACACCGAGCCGATCCTCGGCGACATCCTGGCCACGGGCACGGGCTACGTCATCTGCCCGGCCGAGACGGACCAGGCGGCCTTCGTCGCCCGTTCGGCGAGCCATCCGCACGTCAAGGTGCGCATCAACCTCGACCCGCACACGGTTGCACACGGGAGCCAGGCGGAGATTGTGCGCGAGGTGGACCGCATTCTCGCCCTCGCGGCCACGCGCCCCAACTGTTTGCTGGGCACGGGCGCCCTGCCCTATGAGACGCCGCCCGCCAACGTCAAGCTCATCCGCGACTACGTCGCTTGA
- a CDS encoding NfeD family protein → MTPRDARMTRLLCWLACAAAALNASGAADAPEGRKAAHIPLQGRLDEFLVESFHQRLAEAMRTAAPSLIVLELQTQAGAVGPALAIANTVEALHKQSIETAALVREPGSASDTLVALACDRLFATEKGRLVPLAPEAFTPAASEADRKKLADALETFSARRPRLRAFYQALADPSLEVYAVAFEGRESQPAFYLAEDFRKLQAAPPSPIVRSERLAAPHAPPKLGAADLERLGLSGGTLKSAEEAAARLGVALPSLLAFRPKGEPMARAAPATGDEARPKPRAKPAPGGDKVVFIKLDSMVGEGMLYSVRRRLATARGMNPALVVFEMDTLGGALHPALQIADLIFAFTACPTVAWVNREAISAGALISVSCSEIVMQESSVLGDSAVVEGTSGEMLRSEKIDSYLRARFLNFCEGKYPGALVEAMVTLGTEVYELETLDGKFEYFTANDYQNLLRSPEQFARYKDPRSARKVLESGKLLTMNEKQGRHFGFSSATIRSREELLSFYGLAGREVVTLEWTWSEKLVRWLDLVGPFLLSLGVLGILIELKTQGSTSGLFALIGLAFIALFFFGKYAAGLAEVWEILLFFVGLVLLAIELFVTPGFGVLGVSGLALMLVSVLLSFQGFTIPATPGEWVDFRSSIAQMGLAAAVVFIGALLLGRYLHRAPYLGKMILAAPPPSTAPTAVTESVSPPPSPAEEERRARELLGKRGKALSVLRPAGRAEFGGEPLDVVTEGDFIAAGEPVEIAAVQGNRVVVRRAV, encoded by the coding sequence ATGACGCCCAGAGACGCCCGCATGACCCGCTTGCTGTGTTGGCTGGCCTGTGCCGCCGCGGCGTTGAACGCATCGGGGGCCGCCGACGCGCCCGAGGGGCGCAAGGCCGCGCACATCCCGCTCCAGGGCCGTCTCGACGAGTTCCTCGTCGAGTCGTTCCACCAGCGGCTGGCCGAGGCGATGCGCACGGCGGCGCCCTCGCTCATCGTGCTGGAGCTTCAGACCCAGGCCGGCGCCGTGGGGCCGGCTCTTGCCATTGCGAACACCGTCGAGGCGCTGCACAAGCAGAGCATCGAGACGGCCGCCCTGGTGCGCGAGCCGGGGTCAGCCTCTGACACGCTGGTGGCCCTGGCCTGCGACAGGCTGTTCGCCACCGAGAAGGGTCGCCTCGTGCCGCTGGCCCCGGAGGCCTTCACGCCCGCCGCCTCGGAGGCCGACCGCAAGAAGCTGGCCGATGCGCTGGAGACCTTCAGCGCCCGGAGGCCGCGCCTGCGCGCCTTCTACCAGGCCCTCGCGGACCCGTCGCTCGAGGTATATGCCGTAGCCTTCGAGGGCCGCGAGAGCCAGCCCGCCTTCTACCTGGCCGAGGATTTCCGCAAGCTCCAGGCCGCGCCGCCCAGCCCCATCGTGCGCAGCGAGCGGCTGGCGGCCCCCCACGCGCCGCCGAAGCTGGGCGCGGCCGACCTCGAGCGCCTCGGCCTCTCGGGCGGCACGCTCAAGAGCGCCGAAGAGGCGGCCGCCCGCCTGGGCGTGGCCCTGCCGAGTCTCCTCGCCTTCAGGCCCAAGGGCGAGCCCATGGCCCGCGCCGCGCCGGCGACGGGCGACGAGGCCCGCCCCAAGCCCCGCGCTAAGCCCGCGCCGGGCGGCGACAAGGTGGTCTTCATCAAGCTCGACAGCATGGTGGGCGAGGGCATGCTCTACTCGGTGCGCCGCCGCCTGGCCACGGCCAGGGGCATGAACCCGGCGCTCGTGGTGTTCGAGATGGACACCCTGGGCGGCGCGCTGCACCCCGCCCTCCAGATCGCCGACCTCATCTTCGCCTTCACCGCGTGCCCCACCGTGGCCTGGGTGAACCGCGAGGCGATCTCGGCCGGCGCCCTCATCTCCGTGTCCTGTTCCGAGATCGTCATGCAGGAGAGCTCGGTCCTGGGCGACTCGGCGGTGGTGGAGGGCACGTCGGGCGAGATGCTGCGCTCGGAGAAGATCGACTCGTACCTCCGCGCGCGCTTCCTCAACTTCTGCGAGGGCAAGTACCCCGGCGCCCTGGTCGAGGCCATGGTCACCCTCGGCACCGAGGTCTACGAGCTGGAAACCCTCGACGGCAAGTTCGAATACTTCACGGCCAACGACTACCAGAACCTGCTCCGCTCGCCCGAGCAGTTCGCCCGCTACAAGGACCCGCGCAGCGCCCGGAAGGTGCTGGAGAGCGGCAAGCTGCTCACGATGAACGAGAAGCAAGGCAGACACTTCGGCTTCTCGAGCGCCACGATCCGGAGCCGCGAGGAGCTGCTCAGCTTCTATGGCCTCGCCGGCCGCGAGGTGGTCACGCTCGAGTGGACCTGGTCGGAGAAGCTCGTACGCTGGCTCGACCTGGTGGGGCCGTTCCTCCTGAGCCTGGGCGTGCTGGGCATCCTGATCGAGCTGAAGACGCAGGGCAGCACGTCGGGCCTCTTCGCCCTGATCGGGCTGGCGTTCATCGCGCTGTTCTTCTTCGGCAAGTACGCGGCGGGGCTGGCCGAGGTCTGGGAGATCCTGCTCTTCTTCGTGGGCCTCGTGCTGCTGGCCATCGAGCTCTTCGTGACCCCCGGGTTCGGCGTGCTGGGCGTGTCGGGCCTGGCGCTGATGCTCGTGAGCGTGCTGCTGTCGTTCCAGGGATTCACCATCCCGGCGACACCGGGGGAATGGGTGGATTTCCGCTCGAGCATCGCGCAGATGGGCCTGGCGGCGGCGGTGGTGTTCATCGGCGCCCTGCTGCTGGGCCGCTACTTGCATCGCGCGCCGTACCTGGGTAAGATGATCCTTGCGGCGCCGCCGCCCTCCACGGCGCCCACCGCGGTGACCGAGTCGGTGTCGCCGCCCCCCTCGCCGGCCGAGGAGGAACGCCGCGCGCGCGAGCTGCTGGGCAAACGGGGCAAGGCGCTGAGCGTGCTGCGGCCGGCCGGCCGCGCCGAGTTCGGCGGCGAGCCGCTGGACGTGGTGACCGAGGGCGACTTCATCGCCGCGGGCGAGCCGGTGGAGATCGCCGCCGTGCAGGGCAACCGCGTGGTGGTGCGTCGGGCCGTCTGA
- a CDS encoding cytochrome ubiquinol oxidase subunit I, producing the protein MEYPIFDVPLLGGSLLIAKVAIFHAFIAHFSVGSGFFVALAERRAIREGDEATLAFLKKYALLILLVPYVLGTVTGAGIWFTVALVSPRAISVLIHQFVWDWAAEWVLFLIEVVSIFLYFFTWGRVRAEVHNRIGWVFAGASLLTLVIINAILSFMLTPGGWAPHAPGAVWKALLNPSYVPTTLVRALAAFALAGAGAVALAAFVRGADARVRERVVGLAYRMILPAVLIFPLLGWAFAVIPERAQQVVLGAGPAMLIFGGFGAASLAILWLGAALAAWRRDHAVSSVQALVTVLVAFVAYGAFEFVREGLRRPYIIEGFMYSTGVTAETAATLDRRGNITRTRAQGVVASCPWALPPGKAYGQLDTLGQGEAVYRAACLRCHSVDGYNAVRPLVRSWSRETIRHLLDRMHEVKLSMPPFPGTDAEKEALADYLVSLRK; encoded by the coding sequence GTGGAGTACCCGATCTTCGACGTGCCGCTGCTCGGCGGCAGCCTGCTGATCGCCAAGGTGGCGATCTTCCACGCCTTCATCGCCCACTTCTCCGTGGGGTCGGGCTTCTTCGTGGCCCTGGCCGAACGCCGCGCCATCCGCGAGGGCGACGAGGCCACCCTCGCCTTCCTCAAGAAGTATGCCCTGCTCATCCTGCTCGTGCCCTACGTGCTGGGCACCGTGACGGGCGCCGGCATCTGGTTCACCGTGGCCCTCGTCAGTCCCAGGGCCATCAGCGTGCTCATCCACCAGTTCGTGTGGGACTGGGCGGCCGAGTGGGTGCTATTCCTGATCGAAGTCGTCTCGATCTTCCTCTACTTCTTCACGTGGGGCCGCGTGCGGGCCGAGGTGCACAACCGCATCGGCTGGGTGTTCGCCGGCGCCTCGCTGCTCACGCTTGTCATCATCAACGCGATCCTGAGCTTCATGCTCACGCCGGGCGGCTGGGCGCCGCACGCGCCCGGGGCGGTGTGGAAGGCGCTCCTCAACCCGTCGTACGTCCCCACCACCCTGGTCCGCGCGCTGGCTGCGTTCGCGCTCGCCGGCGCGGGGGCCGTGGCGCTGGCCGCCTTCGTCCGGGGCGCCGACGCCCGCGTGCGCGAGCGGGTGGTGGGCCTGGCCTACCGGATGATTCTGCCCGCCGTCCTCATCTTCCCCCTGCTCGGCTGGGCGTTCGCCGTGATCCCCGAGCGCGCGCAGCAGGTGGTGCTGGGCGCCGGGCCGGCGATGCTGATCTTCGGGGGCTTCGGAGCGGCCAGCCTCGCCATCCTGTGGCTCGGGGCCGCGCTCGCCGCCTGGCGGCGCGACCATGCCGTCTCCTCCGTGCAGGCCCTCGTCACCGTGCTCGTGGCCTTCGTGGCCTACGGCGCCTTCGAGTTCGTGCGCGAGGGGCTGCGGCGGCCCTACATCATCGAAGGCTTCATGTATTCGACGGGCGTGACCGCCGAGACCGCCGCAACGCTCGACCGGCGGGGCAACATCACGCGGACGCGCGCCCAGGGCGTCGTGGCGTCCTGCCCCTGGGCGCTCCCGCCGGGCAAGGCATATGGCCAGCTCGACACCCTCGGGCAGGGCGAGGCCGTGTACCGCGCGGCGTGTCTCCGCTGCCACTCGGTGGACGGCTACAACGCGGTGCGGCCGCTCGTGCGGAGCTGGTCGCGCGAGACGATCCGCCACCTGCTCGACCGCATGCACGAGGTGAAGCTCTCGATGCCCCCCTTCCCCGGCACCGACGCCGAGAAGGAGGCCCTGGCCGACTACCTGGTGTCGTTGAGAAAATGA
- a CDS encoding MBL fold metallo-hydrolase translates to MAENVVKLSEHLSVWRGHINVGIIRDGEKALLFDLGDGSVLPALKELGVKTVDTVLLSHHHRDQVCGFALLDKGVRIGAPEAEVPHLAKVDAYWADRKSRWGLIDFHPFRHVLAEPIRVDATCRDGESFAWGPARITMLATPGHTDGSATYLVDVDGLRAAFVGDAIYDEGQVYDLHSMQKGNKFVCDYHGFMDTRPALLAGLNRVKDAKPSILIPSHGNLMRDPAKAIDLLAQRLDKCYDRYVAVSALRHYFPKMFEAYDGRPGHMPIRKGKEAPACLRHLDTTWMIVSKDKAAFVIDVCNANTAKRIQQMVEKGDVRWIEAIWITHYHYDHMEGIPDLVKAYNCPVITDTHVADVVSNPLGWRLTCLSPIQVKVDHPTKDGESWQWREFKMTAYHFPGQTLYHSGLLVEGEGLRMLFVGDSYTMSGIDDYCAHNRNWLGKGLGFDHCLELTARLKPTHIFNEHVDPAFDFTDEEIAFMRANLAEREKLFGEIVPWDHANYGMDEPWCRCFPYEQKVAGGTSPSREIPLSVIFTNHSAAACEAACRAVLPTAWGGGATDWSKATIQPKADGEVKLTLRMPLGAKPGRHIIPVDVKYGARDLPQFAEAVVEVG, encoded by the coding sequence ATGGCAGAGAACGTGGTCAAGCTCAGCGAGCATCTCTCGGTCTGGCGCGGGCACATCAATGTGGGCATCATCCGCGATGGGGAGAAGGCGCTGCTATTCGATCTGGGCGACGGCTCGGTGCTGCCGGCGCTGAAGGAACTCGGCGTCAAGACGGTGGACACGGTGCTGCTGTCGCATCATCACCGCGACCAGGTGTGCGGGTTCGCACTGCTCGACAAGGGCGTGCGCATCGGGGCGCCGGAGGCGGAGGTGCCTCATCTGGCGAAGGTGGATGCCTATTGGGCCGACCGAAAGAGCCGCTGGGGGCTGATTGACTTCCACCCCTTCCGCCATGTGCTGGCCGAGCCAATCCGGGTGGACGCCACGTGTAGGGACGGCGAGTCGTTCGCGTGGGGCCCCGCGCGGATCACGATGCTGGCGACGCCCGGCCACACCGACGGCTCAGCGACCTACCTCGTGGATGTTGACGGCCTCCGCGCCGCGTTCGTGGGCGACGCGATCTACGACGAGGGACAGGTCTACGACCTCCACAGCATGCAGAAGGGCAACAAGTTCGTCTGCGACTACCACGGCTTCATGGACACCCGCCCGGCGCTCCTCGCCGGCCTCAACCGCGTGAAGGACGCGAAGCCAAGCATTCTCATCCCCTCGCACGGCAACCTGATGCGCGACCCGGCGAAAGCGATTGACTTGCTGGCGCAACGGCTTGACAAGTGCTACGACCGCTACGTGGCCGTCTCGGCCCTCCGCCACTACTTCCCCAAGATGTTCGAGGCCTACGACGGCCGGCCCGGCCACATGCCCATCCGCAAGGGCAAAGAGGCGCCCGCCTGCCTCCGCCACCTCGACACCACGTGGATGATCGTGTCGAAAGACAAGGCGGCCTTCGTGATTGACGTGTGCAACGCCAACACCGCCAAACGCATCCAGCAGATGGTGGAGAAGGGCGACGTCCGTTGGATCGAGGCCATCTGGATCACGCACTACCACTACGACCACATGGAGGGCATCCCCGACCTGGTGAAGGCCTACAACTGCCCCGTGATCACCGACACCCACGTGGCCGACGTGGTGTCGAACCCCCTCGGCTGGCGGCTCACGTGCCTCTCGCCGATCCAGGTCAAGGTGGACCACCCGACGAAGGACGGCGAGAGCTGGCAGTGGCGCGAGTTCAAGATGACCGCCTACCACTTCCCTGGGCAGACGCTCTACCACAGCGGCCTGCTCGTCGAGGGCGAGGGCCTGCGGATGCTCTTCGTGGGCGACTCCTACACGATGTCGGGCATTGACGACTACTGCGCCCACAACCGCAACTGGCTGGGCAAGGGCCTCGGGTTCGACCACTGCCTGGAGCTGACGGCCCGGCTCAAGCCCACCCACATCTTCAACGAGCACGTGGACCCCGCCTTCGATTTCACCGACGAAGAGATCGCCTTCATGCGGGCGAACCTGGCCGAGCGCGAGAAGCTCTTCGGCGAGATCGTGCCGTGGGACCACGCGAACTACGGCATGGACGAGCCGTGGTGCCGCTGCTTCCCCTATGAGCAGAAGGTGGCGGGCGGGACGTCCCCGTCCCGCGAGATTCCCCTCTCCGTCATCTTCACCAACCACTCGGCCGCGGCGTGCGAGGCGGCCTGCCGCGCCGTGTTGCCCACGGCGTGGGGCGGCGGGGCCACCGACTGGTCGAAGGCCACGATTCAGCCGAAGGCCGACGGCGAGGTGAAGCTGACCCTCCGCATGCCGCTCGGCGCCAAGCCCGGCCGTCACATCATCCCGGTGGATGTGAAGTACGGCGCGCGGGACCTGCCGCAATTCGCCGAGGCGGTGGTGGAGGTGGGATGA
- a CDS encoding NfeD family protein, translating into MSLGFAIVLFAVGVLLVVLEVFLPSFGVLTVGAIVCFAFSIWGVYDPQRPGGAIAMAIVAPAASIAILYFGLKYIPRTSWGRGLVLRHPSDEGAPEPPAASETAALTPEGGTVEKELSPLVGLEGVAQSELRPAGVALIQGRRVDVVSEGALVDAGARIRVIAVEGNRVVVRRVQV; encoded by the coding sequence TTGTCGCTCGGGTTCGCCATCGTGTTGTTCGCCGTCGGGGTGCTCCTCGTGGTGCTCGAGGTGTTCCTCCCGTCGTTCGGCGTGCTCACCGTGGGCGCCATCGTGTGCTTCGCCTTCAGCATCTGGGGCGTGTACGATCCGCAGAGGCCCGGGGGCGCCATCGCCATGGCCATCGTGGCGCCCGCCGCCAGCATCGCCATCCTGTATTTCGGGCTGAAGTACATCCCGCGCACGTCGTGGGGCCGCGGCCTCGTGCTGCGGCACCCGAGCGACGAGGGCGCGCCGGAGCCCCCGGCGGCCAGCGAGACCGCCGCGCTCACGCCCGAGGGCGGCACCGTGGAGAAGGAGCTGTCGCCGCTCGTGGGGCTGGAGGGGGTGGCCCAGTCGGAGCTTCGGCCGGCCGGCGTGGCGCTGATCCAGGGCCGGCGGGTGGACGTGGTGAGCGAGGGCGCGCTGGTAGACGCCGGGGCGCGCATCCGGGTGATCGCCGTCGAGGGCAACCGCGTGGTGGTCCGCAGAGTGCAGGTGTAA
- the floA gene encoding flotillin-like protein FloA (flotillin-like protein involved in membrane lipid rafts): MRGLEAHYLALGGRGVGEKYLPIVVRSLIMAHKAGLRLESRDLESFQLANGDVSVVTNALVAAHKAGLDVTLGPLQAHYLARGRVEKVVNALISAKRAGIPLDFQRAAAIDLAGRDVEEAVATSVNPKVIDCPRASAGKDTVAGVAKDGIEVKAKARVTVRANIDRLIGGATEETIIARVGEGIVTTIGSSASHKEVLENPDRISKVVLSKGLDAGTAFEILSIDIADVDIGQNIGARLQTDQAEADKKVAQAKAEERKALALAQEQEMKARTQEMRAKVVAAEAEIPLAIAESFRSGNLGIMDYYRLRNIQADTAMRQAIGGTPEGGTQGTQ, encoded by the coding sequence GTGCGGGGCCTCGAGGCGCACTACCTGGCCCTGGGCGGCCGCGGCGTGGGCGAGAAGTATCTGCCGATCGTCGTGCGCTCCCTCATCATGGCGCACAAGGCCGGCCTGCGGCTCGAGAGCCGCGACCTCGAATCGTTCCAGCTCGCCAACGGCGACGTCAGCGTGGTGACCAACGCCCTCGTGGCGGCCCACAAGGCGGGGCTCGACGTCACCCTCGGCCCCCTCCAGGCCCACTATCTGGCCCGCGGCCGCGTCGAGAAGGTGGTCAACGCCCTCATCTCGGCCAAACGGGCAGGCATCCCGCTCGACTTCCAGCGCGCCGCGGCCATTGACCTCGCGGGCCGCGACGTCGAGGAGGCCGTGGCCACCTCGGTCAACCCCAAGGTGATTGACTGCCCCCGGGCCTCCGCCGGCAAGGACACCGTGGCCGGCGTGGCCAAGGACGGCATCGAGGTGAAGGCCAAGGCCCGCGTCACCGTGCGGGCGAACATAGACCGCCTCATCGGCGGCGCCACCGAAGAGACCATCATCGCCCGCGTGGGCGAGGGCATCGTCACCACCATCGGCTCCTCGGCCTCGCACAAGGAGGTGCTCGAGAACCCCGACCGCATCTCCAAGGTCGTGCTCTCGAAGGGCCTCGATGCCGGCACCGCCTTCGAGATTCTCTCGATTGACATCGCCGACGTGGACATCGGGCAGAACATCGGCGCCCGGCTCCAGACCGACCAGGCCGAGGCCGACAAGAAGGTGGCCCAGGCCAAGGCCGAGGAGCGCAAGGCCCTGGCCCTCGCCCAGGAGCAGGAGATGAAAGCCCGCACCCAGGAGATGCGCGCCAAGGTCGTGGCCGCCGAGGCCGAGATTCCCCTGGCCATCGCCGAATCGTTCCGCAGCGGGAACCTCGGCATCATGGACTACTATCGCCTGCGCAACATCCAGGCCGACACCGCGATGCGCCAGGCCATCGGCGGCACGCCCGAAGGCGGCACCCAGGGCACCCAGTAG